A single region of the Glycine max cultivar Williams 82 chromosome 20, Glycine_max_v4.0, whole genome shotgun sequence genome encodes:
- the LOC106794093 gene encoding linoleate 13S-lipoxygenase 2-1, chloroplastic, with the protein MHNKIYSHICHMNIGSCFLSQGKLSFPASSNIRVPREVRIGCVSRHVKAVMRKKSGTSNNNPNKAQNAKAIVIVKRSGGGGLLTNLVRDGVEGIEELVGKTLILELVSNELDSKTNLEKKTIKGDAHKTEEKEDEVYYEATFELPTEFGKVGAVLVENEHHNEMFLKSIVFDGFPDGPVHLTCDSWVQPKYDNPVKRVFFTDKSYLPSQTPSGLRRLREEELELLRGNGEGERKSSDRIYDYDVYNDLGDPDSNINLKRPVLGGSKQYPYPRRCRTGREHTDSDPSSEKRSLDFYVPRDETFSDVKQSQFTMSTISSGLSAILESLDAILTDQNLGFRSFEDIDTIYKEGFKLPPLKGNGLNFLQRTVPRLIEAANDSQNLLRFDTPETLKRDKFFWFSDEEFARETLAGVNPYSIQLVKEWPLRSKLESQIYGPPESAITREVIEPHILGYGTIEEAIKEKKLYMLDYHDLLLPYVSKVREIEGTTLYGSRTLFFLTKQGTLKPLAIELTRPPIDGKPQWKQVFTPASYSISHSTNLWLWRLAKAHVLAHDAGVHELINHWLRTHAVMEPFVVATNRQLSVMHPIYKLLHPHLTYTLAINSLAREILINGNGIIEKSFSPNKYSMELSSAAYDQLWRFDLQALPNDLIDRGIAVVDPNAPHGLKLTIEDYPFANDGLLIWDAIKQWITEYVNHYYPTPSIIESDQELQPWWTEIRTVGHGDKSEEPWWPNLKTPKDLIDIITTIAWTASAHHAAVNFTQYTYGGYFPNRPNIVRTKIPTEDPSKEEWETFLNNPEQTLLESFPSQIQATTMMLVFNILSYHSPDEEYIGQYLKPSWAEDPTIKASFERFNGRLKEIEGIIDSRNADCNMKNRHGVGVVPYEQMKPFSGPGITGKGIPYSVSI; encoded by the exons ATgcataataaaatatactcTCACATTTGCCATATGAATATAGGTAGTTGCTTCTTGAGCCAAGGCAAACTCTCTTTCCCAGCAAGTAGTAATATTAGGGTTCCGAGAGAGGTTCGCATAGGGTGCGTGTCTCGGCACGTGAAGGCTGTGATGAGGAAAAAGAGTGGCACCTCCAACAACAACCCTAATAAGGCTCAGAATGCGAAGGCCATTGTGATTGTGAAGCGAAGTGGTGGTGGTGGGCTACTAACGAATCTCGTTAGAGATGGTGTTGAAGGGATTGAAGAGTTGGTTGGGAAAACTCTTATTTTGGAGCTTGTTAGCAATGAGCTTGATTCAA AAACAAACTTAGAGAAAAAGACAATTAAAGGTGATGCACACAAGACTGAGGAAAAAGAGGATGAGGTGTATTATGAGGCCACATTTGAGTTACCAACAGAGTTCGGGAAAGTTGGTGCTGTTTTGGTTGAGAATGAACATCACAATGAGATGTTTTTAAAGAGCATAGTCTTTGATGGTTTCCCTGATGGCCCTGTGCACCTCACCTGTGATTCATGGGTTCAGCCCAAGTATGATAATCCTGTCAAGAGAGTCTTCTTTACAGACAAG TCATACTTGCCATCACAAACACCAAGTGGATTGAGAAGGTTGAGGGAAGAGGAATTGGAACTACTAAGagggaatggagaaggagaacgCAAGAGCTCTGATAGAATATATGATTATGATGTGTACAATGATCTTGGGGATCCTGATTCTAACATTAACCTCAAAAGACCTGTTCTTGGAGGCTCCAAACAATATCCATATCCAAGAAGGTGTCGTACTGGTCGAGAACACACTGATTCAG ATCCATCATCTGAGAAGAGAAGTTTAGATTTTTATGTTCCTCGCGATGAGACATTTTCTGATGTAAAACAGTCACAATTCACAATGAGCACAATATCCTCAGGACTGAGTGCAATTTTAGAATCCTTAGATGCAATTCTCACTGACCAAAATCTTGGATTTAGAAGCTTCGAAGACATAGACACGATCTACAAAGAAGGATTTAAGTTACCACCTCTTAAAGGCAATGGCCTAAATTTCCTCCAAAGAACCGTTCCCAGGTTGATCGAGGCTGCTAATGATAGCCAGAACCTTTTGCGCTTTGATACCCCGGAAACACTTAAAA GGGacaaatttttttggttttcagaTGAGGAATTTGCCAGAGAGACTTTGGCAGGGGTGAACCCATATAGCATCCAATTGGTCAAG GAATGGCCTCTAAGAAGTAAACTAGAATCCCAAATCTATGGTCCACCAGAATCAGCTATCACCAGAGAAGTCATCGAGCCACATATACTAGGTTATGGCACAATTGAAGAG gccattaaagagaagaaGTTGTACATGTTAGACTATCATGATCTATTGTTACCATATGTAAGCAAAGTGAGAGAGATTGAAGGAACCACACTATATGGATCACGAACACTATTCTTTCTCACTAAACAAGGAACATTGAAGCCACTAGCTATTGAGCTCACTAGGCCACCTATTGATGGCAAGCCACAATGGAAGCAAGTCTTCACTCCTGCTTCTTATTCAATTTCTCATTCAACCAATCTTTGGCTTTGGAGGCTTGCCAAAGCTCATGTTCTTGCCCATGATGCTGGTGTTCATGAACTTATAAATCATTG GTTAAGAACTCATGCTGTCATGGAACCCTTTGTCGTTGCAACAAATAGGCAACTAAGTGTCATGCATCCAATCTACAAACTACTGCATCCACATTTGACATACACTCTGGCTATTAATTCACTTGCTCGTGAAATTCTTATCAATGGAAATGGGATCattgaaaaatcattttcacCAAATAAATATTCAATGGAGTTAAGCTCCGCGGCATATGATCAACTTTGGCGATTTGATTTGCAAGCACTTCCTAATGATCTTATTGACAG AGGAATTGCTGTGGTAGATCCAAATGCACCACATGGCCTAAAGCTAACAATTGAAGACTACCCTTTTGCCAATGATGGTCTTCTCATATGggatgccatcaaacaatggatAACTGAGTATGTCAACCATTACTATCCAACCCCAAGTATCATAGAATCTGACCAAGAGCTTCAACCATGGTGGACAGAAATTAGAACAGTGGGTCATGGAGACAAATCTGAAGAACCATGGTGGCCAAATCTCAAAACACCAAAAGACCTTATTGACATCATCACCACCATAGCTTGGACAGCATCTGCTCATCATGCAGCTgttaactttacccaatatacTTATGGAGGCTATTTTCCTAATCGACCGAACATTGTTAGAACCAAAATACCTACAGAAGATCCTTCTAAGGAAGAGTGGGAAACTTTTCTAAACAATCCTGAGCAAACTCTTTTGGAGTCTTTCCCATCACAAATCCAAGCAACTACAATGATGTTAGTTTTTAACATACTATCATATCATTCCCCAGATGAAGAGTATATTGGGCAATACTTGAAGCCATCATGGGCTGAGGATCCAACTATAAAGGCATCCTTTGAAAGGTTCAATGGGAGACTCAAGGAAATTGAAGGTATTATAGACTCAAGGAATGCAGATTGTAATATGAAAAATAGACATGGTGTTGGGGTGGTGCCTTATGAGCAGATGAAGCCATTTTCAGGACCTGGAATCACTGGAAAAGGAATTCCATATAGCGTATCCATTTAA